The genome window GTCGCGGTGGCCGTGACCTTCTTGCCGACCTTCGCCTTGCCGGAGACCTTCACGGTGCCGAGGGCGACCTTGACGACCGTGTGCGTGCCCGTGCTCGTGCCGGTGCCGGTGCTGCTGGTCGGCGTCACGAGGAGCGGGTTGGCGATGTACATACTGGCCGGGGCGATGCCCGAGGCCGGCACGATGTCACCCGTGGTGGCCTTCGACACACCGCAGTAGGCGGCGGAGAGCGGGTAGAAGCCGTCAGCCTTGACGATCTCCTGAGCAGCCGCGCTGCAGAAGAAGCCCGTGGAGCCGAGCAGGGCGTTCGTCACGGCACCACCGGCGTAGGTGTCGGCGTTGGTCTTCGTCTGACCGTTCGCGGCGGCGGTCACACTCGAGTTGCGGGCGAAGAGCCACAGCGCGCGCTGCTTCTTGAAACCACCGAGGACGCGGATCTGCTGGCTCGGGTTGGTCTGGTTCCACAGGATCGCGCGACCGAGCGAGATCGGGACGACAGCGTTCTTGTCGAACGCCAGCGGCGCGCCGCTGTGCTCGGGAACGTCCAGCGTGCCGTTGTACTTGTTCGGCGCGCTGGTCATGACGCCGTTGCTGTCGGACACCGTGCCGGCGCCGCCGTTGGCGGTGTCGATCTTGTTGATCTGGCTGCCGAAGAACTTCGCCGTGCCGGAGCCCGACTTGGGCGTGAGCGGGTGCAGCGGGGCGGACCCACCACCGACCTGCGACCAGTTGGTGTCGGTGCCGTTGTAGATGGCAAGGACCTGCGCGTCGGTGAGCGACTGCGGGGCCGCCGTGTTCTTGGCCGACGTGGCGAGCACGACGGTGTCGAGCGCGAACGGGTACCCGGTCGCGTCGCTGCTCTTGCCGGCGGCGAGGTTGCCGCTGGTGTCAGGGGCCGACGACGAGCGGGCGTAGGAGATGACCGAACCACCGTTGGCGTCCGAGGCACCGAGGAGCTTGAGGCCACCGCCCGAGCCGTTCGGCGTGGTGATGCTGGCGCTGGTGGTGCCGTCGACGCCGTTCCAGCCGGTCAGCGGGGCGACCGCGGAGCCGTCGTTGGCGAGCGCGTTGTAGCTGAGGATGTTGTAGGACTTGTTGTTGACCGTGTTGGCCGTGGTGCCGCGGGCGTTCCAAGCGTCGGCCAGGTCGGCGACGACGTACTGGATCGTGTCCGAGCCGGCGAACACGATCGTGCCCGTGCCAGCGGTCGAGTTGTCCACGGGCGTCGAGC of Nocardioides sp. Kera G14 contains these proteins:
- a CDS encoding substrate-binding domain-containing protein; its protein translation is MFVRNNRATLGAACAAVSALAFGVLAPAGAATTLNTTLNQGASASSTPVDNSTAGTGTIVFAGSDTIQYVVADLADAWNARGTTANTVNNKSYNILSYNALANDGSAVAPLTGWNGVDGTTSASITTPNGSGGGLKLLGASDANGGSVISYARSSSAPDTSGNLAAGKSSDATGYPFALDTVVLATSAKNTAAPQSLTDAQVLAIYNGTDTNWSQVGGGSAPLHPLTPKSGSGTAKFFGSQINKIDTANGGAGTVSDSNGVMTSAPNKYNGTLDVPEHSGAPLAFDKNAVVPISLGRAILWNQTNPSQQIRVLGGFKKQRALWLFARNSSVTAAANGQTKTNADTYAGGAVTNALLGSTGFFCSAAAQEIVKADGFYPLSAAYCGVSKATTGDIVPASGIAPASMYIANPLLVTPTSSTGTGTSTGTHTVVKVALGTVKVSGKAKVGKKVTATATATRGAKLSYQWLSNGKAIKGAKAAKLKLTKKLKGKRVSVRVTATLTGATPVTRTSAAVKVKK